The Entelurus aequoreus isolate RoL-2023_Sb linkage group LG08, RoL_Eaeq_v1.1, whole genome shotgun sequence genome segment aagCCTAAAAAGAAATAagttctgcaggtttagtgccaggaagttacagctgtgctctaaagggtgagcgcggctaagatGGCGTGGTATTTactggtcttggtggggacgcgcgccttacattatttacagaccacattggtctgactacggtccctttgaaaaaatccaaaaactgTTATACTTATACTTAAGTTGTTTtaaagtgctgtataaataaagctTGAGTTAAATTGAACAATTACCAATAACCCCttcaaatgaaggtgcaaaaataaggaatatgtaagaaatgcttaataaagcgGAACCAAATAGtgaaaagtgtgaaaatgtaaacataaagacACCTAAAAAATACTAagttctgcaggtttagtgccaggaagttacagctgtgctctaaagggtgagcgcggctaagatGGTGTGGTATTACCGGCACGCCTTACattatttacagaccacatttgtctgactacggtccctttgaaaaaaaaaaaaaaaaaagtatacttatACTTAAGTTGTTTTAaaatgctgtataaataaagcTTGACTTGAATTGAACACTTACCAATAACCCCTTCAAGTGCAGgtgcaaaaaaaagcaatatgtaagaaatgcttcataaagtgtgaaaatgtaaacataaagaaACCTAAAAAGAACTAagttctgcaggtttagtgccaggaagtaacagctgtgctctaaagggtgagcgcgactAAGATGGCGTGGTATTTACCGGTTTTGGTGGGGACGCGCGCCTTACATTATTTACAGAcaacattggtctgactacggtccctttgaaaaaaatccaaaaactgTTATACTCTCAAAGTTACtgttcctgttttatccacaatgtaTTTGCTCTCTGCAACAATATGCCACAACCAAACTTGAtgattgatactgttacctgattggctgtttgcgtgtcactcccactcatcagtgacacttcctgcgttgctcggttaccagacagcggctgcctttgttcatgcaaccagcCTTGCGTTGCAAATTCTGGTGTTTTCCgacgaaaaggaaaaaaaacgtttttatcgaacacattttttttttattgctgctcttgatatatattgatatcatgtTATCACACAGCCCTACGCTATATTATGTGtagtatatagtatgtatatgtgtttgtataaatAAGATggataaaaattgttttaattgtatcTATATAAGAGCTTTAATGACTTAATAGCCAGgctagtaaattaaaaaaaaagggaaaaacagtccaaaaaaaatgcagttctgaatgttttttcaattattttatattttgcttATAAAAATGCTTTTTATTCCTTTATCTACATTTTATTCAATAGGATAGTGGAATTGACAAGAGGGCATAAGAGTTGTTCCCTATACAAGAGTATAGTAGTCGAGTAGAggtgcacacaaaaaaataaataaatcacattcgaattgcgattcttattcacCCGATTCTAAATcacttcataattttcaaaactcaatccaaaaaaaaaatcaaattaaaaaataaataaatataagaatacatttttgaaattacgtttttttttagttattttgcatCAACCATTTTATTTTCTGCCATGTTCTATTTTTCAGTTCACCTAACATTACTTCAGGAAAAAACTTTTaagggtaatattaaaattaTATATGCTGTTGTTTTTCTTGCGGGTAATTGTGATTGTTTATTGTTATAAATAAGATGgatgaaaattgttttaattgtatcCATCTAACTTACATTACAACAGCTTTAATGACTTAATAGCCgggctagtaaaaaaaaaaaggtgtaaaaataacagtaaaaaaaatgcagttctgaatgtttcttcatttattttctattttgctTATAAAAAAAATGCTTTGTATTCCTTTATCTACATTTTATTCAATAGGATAGTGGAATTGACAAGAGGGCATAAGAGTTGTTCCCTATACAAGAGTATATAGTCTGTAGTCGAGTAGaggtgcacacaaaaaaaaaaaaatcacattcgaattgcgattcttattcacCCGATTCTAAATCACTTcattattttcaaaaatcaatcaaaaaaaaaatcaaattaaaaaataaataaatctaagaatacatttttgaaattacgtttttttttagttattttgcatCAACAATTTTATTTTCTGCCATGTTCTATTTTTCAGTTTACCTAACATTACTTCAGGAACAAACTTTTAAGGGTAATATTACAATTATACATGCTGTTGTTTTTCTTGCGGGTAATTGTGATTGTTTATTGTTATAAATAAGATGgatgaaaattgttttaattgtatcTATCTAACTTACATTACAACAGCTTTAATGACTTAATAGCCAGGCTAGTAAAAAAAAAggagtaaaaataacagtaaaaaaaatgcagttctgaatgtttcttcatttattttctattttgctTATAAAAAAAATGCTTTGTATTCCTTTATCTACATTTTATTCAATAGGATAGTGGAATTGACAAGAGGGCATAAGAGTTGTTCCCTATACAAGAGTATAGTAGTCTGTAGTCGAGTagaggtgcacaaaaaaaaataaaaaatcacattcgaattgcgattcttattcacCCGATTCTAAATCACTTcattattttcaaaaatcaatccaaaaaaaaattgttattaaaaaataaataaatataagaatacatttttgaaattacgttttttttttgttattttgcatcAACAATTTTATTTTCTGCCATGTTCTATTTTTCAGTTcacttcataattttcaaaaatcatttaaaaaaaatctaattaaaagATAAATAAttataacacatttttaaaatgacgtttttttagttattttgcatTAATAATTTAATTCTCTGCCTTGTTTAATTTTTGTCCCACACTTTTGACTTTACCTTACATTACTTCAGAAAAAAACTTTTAAGGGTAATATTACAATTATATATGCTGTTGTTTTTCTTGTCGGTAATTgtgattgtttattttttacaaataggaTGGATAATAAGTTTTAATTGTATCTATATAACTTACATTACAACAGCTTTAATGACTTAATAGCCAGGTTAGTTgaaaaaaaagaaggtaaaaacagtaaaaaaaaattaataggaTGGATAAAAACTGTTTTAATTGTATCTAAATAAGAGCTTTAATGACTTAATAGCCAGGCTAGTAAATACAATccttaattttaaaacaaaaaataacttttaGATGATAATTATTACATACAATGTAGTACAAACAGAGTACAGTAGTTTAATAAAGTAATCATGGAGTACAGACCTCGTTCTACGGTATCTTCTTCGAGTTTTTCTCCATCTTTTCAAGGATacgtataaaaataataaataattatatattaacatttcttctcaacaatGTTTTTGCTCCcctggttggaaaaacaaagttatgtcgatctgtATTctgtagctataagctaatgctagcgagtgagaccggatgttttggtcggatcttgcggggttcactgtgacatttgttacGCCAACCAGCGGCGGGGAGGCTCATTACATAAAGCATAACAATCTTGTATGCCGGTGTACAATTGTGTTATACtgcataaatatttttattttctgccCAGTTTTATTTTTGACTTTATTCATGACATTAGTTTAAAAAAGAAACTTTGAGGtgtaatattataattatatatgctGTTGTTTTTCTTGTGGGtaattgtcaatcaatcaatcaatcaatgtttatttatatagccctaaatcacaagtgtctcaaagggctgtacaagccacgacgacatcctcggtacagagcccacatacgggcaaggaaaactcaccccagtgggacgtcaatgtgaatgactatgagaaaccttggagaggaccgcatatgtgggtaaccccccccccccctctaggggagaccgaaagcaatggatgtcgagtgggtctgacataatattgtgaaagtccaacacatcagcgaaagtccagtccatggtggggccagcaggaaccatcccgatcacttcataattttcaaaatctatttaaaaataaattctaaTTAAATGTATGTACCACAGAACTTTCCCtccaggtcttatctttgtccatgtgatgtcagatgaaacaaaaatgtaactgtttggccacaatacccagcaaaaggtgaggcctttaatcccaggaacaccattcctaccgtcaagcatggtggtggtagcattatgctctgggcctgttttgctgccaatggaactggtgctttacagagagtaaatgggacaatggaaaaaggaggattacctccaaattcttcaggacaagctaaaatcatcagcccggaggttgggtcttgggcgcagttgggtgttccaacaggaacatgaccccaaacacacgtcaaaagtggtaaaggaatggctaaatcaggctagaatgaaggttttagaatggccttccctaaagtcctgacttaaacgtgtggacaatgctgaagaaacaagtccatgtcagaaaaccaacacatttagctgaactgcaccaattttgtcaagaggagtggtcaaaacttcaaccagaagcttgccagaagcttgtggatggctaccaaaagcgccttattgcagtgaaacttgccaagggacatgtgaccaaatattaacattgctgtacgtatactttcgACCcaacaaagaaaaatccacaaataacttcagctgaaatacaggactctctgaaaaatggtggtgtggctgtttcaagatgcacaataaggaggcacttgaagaaaaatgggctgcatggtcgagtctcCAGAAGAAAGCcctttctgcgcaaatgtcacaaagtatcctgcTTACATTACgtcaaacagcacagagacaagcctcaaaacttctggaacaaagtgatttggagtgatgagaccaaaattgaactttttggccactcgaccatgcagcccatttttctttaagtgccttgaaacagccacaccacaatttttccgagagtcctgtatttcagctgaagttatttgtggatttttctttgcatctcgaacaattttcctggcagttgtggctgaaagctttgctggtctacctgaatccctcatttcctacttcttaatcagcgtttgaacactgctgattggcattctcaattccttggttatctttttatacccctttcctgttttatgcagttcaattaccttttctcgcagatcctttgacaattattttgccttccgcgtgactcagaatccagaaacatgtgtgcagcactggatgaaagatgcaatggtctgtcagaagcccagaaactcgctgaccttttatacacacacattcattacaaacaaacatgtcacaggtgaggattggaaccttggttagccattcaaacctgtttgtgtcaacttttgtgcctgttatcagatcaaagtcactcgggtatgtaaacttttgatcagggtcatttgggtactttcttttgtcattttgattcaaaaagagtaaacacagttgtttgccaataaatagcttcacacaaccattaagcatgagtggaagaaaggtttttgtgttatcattcatattctctgaagaatggccaaaaaaatcataaattctcccagggtatgtaaacttatgagcacaactgtatgtgctccaatcactcaatcacaaaaaaataaagagttgtagaaatgattggaaactcaaagacagccatgacattatgttcaattttaaaaatgacaattttAGGCCAACCAACAGAagataacctgtaacctgttttaaaaaggtctcattataattattataccaaataatacatgacgagaatcggtttgaattagagatgtcagataatatatatatatatatataatttatgactaaaacgccgctgtgtaaacggacgtagggagaagtacagagcgccaataaaccttaaaggcactgcctttgcgtgccggcccaatcgcataatatctacggcttttcacacacacaagtgaatgcaaggcataattggtcaacagccatacaggtcacactgagggtagctgtataaacaactttaacactgttacaaatatgcgccacactgtgaacccacaccaaacaagaatgacaaacccatttcgggagaacatccgcaccgtaacacaacataaacacaacagaacaaacacccagaaccccttgcagcactaactcttccgggacgctacaatatacacaaccCGCTAcaccccaaattccaagctgctgttttgaggcatgttaaaaaaaaataatgcactttgtgacttcaataataaatatggcagtgccatgttggcacttttttccataagttgagttgatttattttggaaaaccttgttacattgtttaatgcaggggtcaccaacctttttgaaaccaagagctacttcttgggtactgattaatgcgaagggctaccagtttgatacacacttaaatacattgccagaaatagccaatttgctcaatttacctttaactctatgttatgattaataattaatgatatttacacttaattgaacggtttaaaagaggagaaaacacggaaaaaaatgacaattaaattttgaaacatagtttatcttcaatttcgactctttcaaattcaaaattcaactgaaaaaaagaggagaaaaactagctaattcgaatcttttagaaaaaattaaaaaaataatttatggaacatcattagtaatttttcctgattaagattaattttagaattttgatgacatgttttagataggttaaaatccaatctgcactttgttagaatatacaacaaattggaccaagctatatttctaacaaagacaaatcattatttcttctagattttccagaacataaattttaaaagaatatcaaaagactttgaaataagatttaaatttgattctacagattttctagatttgccagaatattttttttgaattttaatcataataagtttgaagaaatatttcacaaatattcttcgtcgaaaaaacagaagctaaaatgaagaattaaattaaaatgtatttattattctttacaataaaaaaaaaaaaaattacttgaatattgatttaaattgtcaggaaagaagaggaaggaatttaaaaggtaaaaaggtatatgtgtttaaaaatccttaaatcatttttaaggttgtattttttctctaaaattgtctttctgaaagttataagaagcaaagtaaaaaaaataatgaatttatttaaacaagtgaagaccaaatctttaaaatattttcttggattttcaaattcaatttgagttttgtctctcttagaattaaaaatgtcgagcaaagcgtgaccagcttgctagtaaaaaaataaaatttaaaaaataaaggcagctcactggtaagtgctgctatttgagctatttttggaacaggccagcgggcgactcatctggtccttacgggctacctggtgcccgcgggcaccgcgttggtgacccctggtttaatgcatccagcggggcatcacaacaaaattaggcataataatgtgttaattccacaactgtatatatcggtatcggttgatatcggattttaattaagagttggacaataccggaatatcggcaaaaaagtcattattggacatctctagtttgaatcgattctaaatggaatagtcaccccaggaatcggatcgaatcgttagtCGAGTGTATGATGGTTCTCTCTGGTTCTGTCAGGTTCGGCCCAGAGGTAGCAAACACTACATCCACGTCTGCGGAGGAACTCTGATCCACAAGAACTGGATcctcactgctgctcactgcttccaaAAGTAAGACGAACCACGTGGAGGAGGGGGAACTTCCGTGGTTGTTTAAACGCGGCGTTTCGTGTTCCTTCCAGAGGCAAGGCGGAGGACGCCAGCTCGTGGAGGATCGTCCTGGGGAAGCACCGTCTGAAGCGCTCCGAGTTGGTGGAGAGGGTTTTCCCGGTGAAGAGGATCTACCGGCACGAGAACTTCCGCTACCCGGCCCACAGCGAGCTGAACTACGACATCGCTCTGGTGAAGGCCGGCGCCGACATCCTCCCGTCCAACTTCATCCGCTACGCCTGCCTGCCGCGCAAGCAGACCAACCTGAAGCCGGGGCACTACTGCTGGGTGACGGGCTGGGGCGACACCCGGGGTGAGGACAAAACCCGACTACTTTGGTCTGATGTCGAAACTTGACACGGTTCCATTGAAACGTTCCAGGAGGGAAGGAGAACGTGTCCCTGTCCGAAGCCCTCAATCAAGCCCGGCTCCCCGTCATCGACTTCAAAACCTGTCGACAGAAGAAGTTCTGGGGCGACCGCGTCCGAGACTCCATGATCTGCGCCGGCTTCAGAGACACGGAGGATCCGCCTGCTGCTTGTCAGGTACGTCGGCCGTACGGCATCCTTGTTacagagcaggggtgcccaaagggaagttgtcacgttgtgtaaatggtaaataacaacagaatacaatgatttgcaaatccttttcaacttatattcaattgaatagactgcaaagacaagatatttaacgttcaaactgagaaacgttgttatttttggcaaatattagctcatttggaatttgatgcctgcaacatgtttcaaaaaagctggcacaagtggcaaaaaagactgagaaagttgaggaatgctcatcaatcactaatttggaacatcccacaggtaaattttggccattttgagcgtttaattgaccccacaaatgtgatgctccagaaactcaatctgctcaaaggaaggtcagttttgtagcttctgtaacgaggtaaactgttttcagatgtgcgaacatgattgcacaagggttttctaatcatcaattagccttctgagccaatgagcaaacacattgcaccattagaacactggagtgatagttgctggaaatgggcctctatacacctatgtagatattgcacctgcaccggtgaatgaatgttgagtgaatgataggtggtggtcggaggggccgtaggcgcaaattggcagccacgcttccgtcagtctaccccagggcagctgtggctacgaaagtagcttaccaccactaggtgtgaatgaatgatgggtttttaacatgtaaagcgactttgggtacttagaaaagcgctatataaatcccagttattattattattatcccacaGGTAaataggctaattgggaacaggtgggtgccatgattgggtataaaagcagcttccatgaaatgctcagtcattcacaaacaaggacggggcgagggtcaccactttgtcaacaaatgcgtgagcaaattgtccaacagttaaagaacaacatttctcaaccagctattgcaaggaatttagggatttcaccatctaaagtctgtaatatcatcaatagtttcggagaatctggagaaatcactgcacgtaagcaatgatattacggacctttgatccctcagacgttattgcatcaaaaagcaacatcagtgtgtaaaggatatcaccacacgggctcaggaacacttcagaaaaccacggtcagtaactacagttggtcgctaagttaaaactctactacgcaaagcgaaagccatttatcaacaacacccagaaacgccgccggcttcgctgggcccgagctcatctaagatggactgatgcgaagtggaaaagtgttctgtggtctgacgagtccacatttcaaattgattttggaaactgtggacgtcatgtactccggaacaaagaggaaaaagaaccatccggatttttataggcgcaaagttgaaaagccagcatgtgtgatggtatgggggtgtattagtgcccaagacatgggtaacttacacatctgtgaaggcgccattaatgctgaaaggtacatacaggttttggagcaacatatgttgccatccaagcaacgttatcatggacgcccctgcttatttcagcaaaacaatgccaagccacgtgttacaacagcgtggcttcatagtaaaagagtgcaggtactagactggcctgcctgtagtccagacttgtctcctatTAAAAATATGTggagcaatatgaagcctaaaataccacaagggagacccccggactgttgaacaacttaagctgtacatcaagcaagaatgagaaagaattccaccggaaaagcttcaaaaatgtgtctcctcagttcccaaacgtttactgagtgttgttaaaaggaaaggccatgtaacacagtggtgaacatgcccttttccaacttttttgcaatgtgttgctgccattaaattctaagttaattattatttgaagaaaaaaaaatgaagtttctgagttggaacattaaatatcttgtctttgcagtctattcaattgaatataagttgaaaaggatttgcaaatcattgtattttgtttttatttacgaattacacaacgtgccaacttcactggttttgtacactaccgttcaaaagtttggggtcacattgaaatgtccttatttttgaaggaaaagcactgtacttttcaatgaagataactttaaactagtcttatgtttgaggaaatacactctatacattgctaatgtggtaaatgactattctagctgcaaatgtctggtttttggtgcaatatctacataggtgtaaagaggcccatttccagcaactatcactccagtgttctaatggtacaatgtgtttgctcattggctcacaaggctaattgatgattagaaaacccttgtgcaatcatgttcacacatctgaaaacagtttagctcgttacagaagctacaaaactgaccttcctttgagcagattgagtttctggagcatcacatttctggggtcaattaaacgctcaaaatggccagaaaaagagaactttcatctgaaacttgacagtctattcttgttcttagaaatgaaggctattccacaaaattgtttgggtgaccccaaacttttgaacggtagtgtacataaaagGTAAGAGTTGTATGCTAAGTGAATTAGGCACACCACTGTGTGACATTTTCTAATTATAAATGAGAAAATCCTCACACGTGGTGCTGTTGCATGGTACAAACCGCCGGAACGTTGGCCCATTTTCCCTTCGGGCCTCTGAGGCAAagcgtttgggcacccctgctatagagagAAGTACTGAAGTGAAAGAACCGTCCATCCAACCTTCCTTCTTGTCCAGGGCGACTCTGGTGGACCTCTGCTCTGCCAGCTGGGCCGGGACCGCTGGGAGGTGCACGGCGTGGTGAGTTTCGGCCCCATCGGGTGCACGGTGGAGAACAAGCCCAGCGTCTTCACCAGAACCTCCACATACATCCACTGGATCGAGGGGACGCGCATCCGAGACTTCTTCCTGCACTGAGCAGCCTCTGCTTTTACaataaagtatttttaaaaatagatgaCTGCTGTTTTTTCATGGTGGGGAAGAATTTGCCATAATTTATTATGGAGACTAATAATGACCATTAATAACCATTAATTTTTCATAAATATCACAGTAGCACTGACTGTAAGGCAGAGTTCAATGTTACCAAGGTCCACTTGCAGCTCGCCTGGAGGTCCTTGAGCCACGTGCTGCCAATCATGTGTGGAACCATGCATGCCTAGCATCCCGCCCTGGAAAGTGTTGACGGGGTCTGAGTCGTCTTTGCTGGGGATACTTTTGGCCCTAATGTCAGAGGCGGAGGTGGGGAAGGGGCGCCATGGGGGTGCTCAGTACATCCTGGAGGTTGACGACGACGTTCCGGTCAGGTGTTCCCAGTTGTTGTAGATGGCGTAGGCACTAGACAAGGCCAAACCGGCCAGACCCCCGCGGGCAACTCCCTTCAGACCACCTACAAAcatcaaaaaaatatttggttCTGGATCTCATCGCATACTGTAAGTCCGCACACTTCTGACACAAATTTGACATGAAACTAAGGCTGGAGGATTAtgaccaaaataataatcaccagAATTTTGGattgatattgaaatcatgaATAATAAACGTGATTATTCACAATTGT includes the following:
- the zgc:112285 gene encoding elastase-1, which gives rise to MDIRLPPAINVRVCTGRVIVQMTMTDAALHVVCLLLLLPPLSRAGYTLTPGRQPQHKVLHLDWPKDCGTAYFKPNMVERIVSGNEARPHSWPWQVSLQVRPRGSKHYIHVCGGTLIHKNWILTAAHCFQKGKAEDASSWRIVLGKHRLKRSELVERVFPVKRIYRHENFRYPAHSELNYDIALVKAGADILPSNFIRYACLPRKQTNLKPGHYCWVTGWGDTRGGKENVSLSEALNQARLPVIDFKTCRQKKFWGDRVRDSMICAGFRDTEDPPAACQGDSGGPLLCQLGRDRWEVHGVVSFGPIGCTVENKPSVFTRTSTYIHWIEGTRIRDFFLH